One region of Tamandua tetradactyla isolate mTamTet1 chromosome 6, mTamTet1.pri, whole genome shotgun sequence genomic DNA includes:
- the CHRNB1 gene encoding acetylcholine receptor subunit beta isoform X4, which produces MTPGALLLLLLGTLGAPLAPGVHGSQAEGRLREKLFSGYDSSVRPAREVGDRVRVSVGLSLAQLISLNEKDEEMSTKVYLDLEWTDYRLSWDPAEHDNIESLRITAESVWLPDVVLMNNNDGNFDVALEINVVVSSSGSVRWQPPGIYRSSCSIQVTYFPFDWQNCTMVFSSYSYDSSEVSLHTGLGPDGQDLQEIHIHEGTFIENGQWEIIHKPSRLIQPPRDPMGGKEGQHQYVTFYLIIRRKPLFYLVNVIAPCVLITLLAIFVFYLPPDAGRTYFPITHIEGRGRTTTPKRPCGGRRPLLPEDAVVEHHGSCSIPPAVHFARRFQPELSAPTLRRFIDGPNRAVGLPPELREVVSSISYIARQLQEQEDHDALKEDWQFVAMVADRLFLWTFIIFTSVGTLVIFLDATYHLPPEDPFP; this is translated from the exons ATGACCCCCGGGgcgctgctgctgctactgctgggGACTCTGGGGGCGCCGCTCGCTCCAG GCGTCCACGGCTCGCAGGCGGAGGGTCGGCTCCGCGAGAAACTTTTCTCAGGCTATGACAGCTCGGTGCGCCCCGCGCGGGAGGTGGGCGACCGCGTCCGGGTCAGCGTTGGTCTCAGTCTGGCGCAACTCATCAGCCTG AACGAGAAGGATGAGGAGATGAGCACCAAGGTGTACTTAGACCTG GAGTGGACTGACTACAGGCTGAGCTGGGACCCCGCGGAGCACGACAACATTGAGTCGCTTCGCATCACGGCTGAATCCGTGTGGCTACCGGACGTGGTGCTCATGAACAA CAATGACGGAAATTTTGACGTCGCTCTGGAAATTAACGTCGTGGTGTCCTCCAGCGGCTCAGTGCGCTGGCAGCCCCCGGGCATCTATCGCAGCAGCTGCAGCATCCAG GTCACCTACTTCCCTTTCGACTGGCAGAACTGCACTATGGTGTTCAGTTCCTACAGCTATGACAGCTCAGAGGTCAGCCTGCATACGGGCTTGGGTCCCGATGGGCAGGATCTGCAGGAAATCCACATTCACGAAGGGACCTTCATTG AAAATGGTCAATGGGAGATTATCCATAAACCCTCCAGGCTAATCCAGCCTCCGAGGGATCCtatgggaggaaaggaaggacagCATCAGTATGTCACCTTCTACCTCATCATCCGCCGGAAGCCTCTCTTCTACCTGGTCAATGTCATTGCTCCGTGTGTCCTTATCACTCTCCTGGCCATATTTGTCTTCTACCTGCCTCCAGATGCAG GTAGGACCTACTTCCCCATCACCCACATAGAAGGGAGAGGGAGAACTACAACTCCCAAAAGACCGTGCGGAGGCAGGCGGCCCTTGCTCCCGGAAGATGCTGTGGTTGAACATCATGGGAGCTGTAGTATCCCTCCAGCTGTCCACTTTGCGAGAAG GTTCCAGCCTGAGCTGTCCGCCCCGACCCTGCGGCGATTTATCGACGGTCCCAACCGGGCAGTGGGCCTGCCCCCCGAGCTCCGGGAGGTCGTCTCCTCGATCAGCTACATCGCTCGACAACTGCAGGAGCAGGAGGACCACGACGCG CTGAAGGAAGATTGGCAGTTTGTGGCCATGGTAGCGGACCGCCTCTTCCTGTGGACCTTCATCATCTTCACGAGCGTCGGGACCCTAGTCATCTTTCTGGACGCCACGTACCACTTGCCCCCTGAGGATCCCTTTCCTTGA
- the CHRNB1 gene encoding acetylcholine receptor subunit beta isoform X1, translated as MTPGALLLLLLGTLGAPLAPGVHGSQAEGRLREKLFSGYDSSVRPAREVGDRVRVSVGLSLAQLISLNEKDEEMSTKVYLDLEWTDYRLSWDPAEHDNIESLRITAESVWLPDVVLMNNNDGNFDVALEINVVVSSSGSVRWQPPGIYRSSCSIQVTYFPFDWQNCTMVFSSYSYDSSEVSLHTGLGPDGQDLQEIHIHEGTFIENGQWEIIHKPSRLIQPPRDPMGGKEGQHQYVTFYLIIRRKPLFYLVNVIAPCVLITLLAIFVFYLPPDAGEKMGLSIFALLTLTVFLLLLADKVPETSLSVPIIIKYLMFTMILVTFSVILSVVVLNLHHRSPHTHQMPLWVRQIFIHKLPQYLGLKRPKPERDQMPKPPPLVLRDSPASGWGRGTDEYFIRKPPSDFLFPKPNRFQPELSAPTLRRFIDGPNRAVGLPPELREVVSSISYIARQLQEQEDHDALKEDWQFVAMVADRLFLWTFIIFTSVGTLVIFLDATYHLPPEDPFP; from the exons ATGACCCCCGGGgcgctgctgctgctactgctgggGACTCTGGGGGCGCCGCTCGCTCCAG GCGTCCACGGCTCGCAGGCGGAGGGTCGGCTCCGCGAGAAACTTTTCTCAGGCTATGACAGCTCGGTGCGCCCCGCGCGGGAGGTGGGCGACCGCGTCCGGGTCAGCGTTGGTCTCAGTCTGGCGCAACTCATCAGCCTG AACGAGAAGGATGAGGAGATGAGCACCAAGGTGTACTTAGACCTG GAGTGGACTGACTACAGGCTGAGCTGGGACCCCGCGGAGCACGACAACATTGAGTCGCTTCGCATCACGGCTGAATCCGTGTGGCTACCGGACGTGGTGCTCATGAACAA CAATGACGGAAATTTTGACGTCGCTCTGGAAATTAACGTCGTGGTGTCCTCCAGCGGCTCAGTGCGCTGGCAGCCCCCGGGCATCTATCGCAGCAGCTGCAGCATCCAG GTCACCTACTTCCCTTTCGACTGGCAGAACTGCACTATGGTGTTCAGTTCCTACAGCTATGACAGCTCAGAGGTCAGCCTGCATACGGGCTTGGGTCCCGATGGGCAGGATCTGCAGGAAATCCACATTCACGAAGGGACCTTCATTG AAAATGGTCAATGGGAGATTATCCATAAACCCTCCAGGCTAATCCAGCCTCCGAGGGATCCtatgggaggaaaggaaggacagCATCAGTATGTCACCTTCTACCTCATCATCCGCCGGAAGCCTCTCTTCTACCTGGTCAATGTCATTGCTCCGTGTGTCCTTATCACTCTCCTGGCCATATTTGTCTTCTACCTGCCTCCAGATGCAG GAGAGAAGATGGGACTCTCCATCTTTGCCCTGCTGACCCTTACTGTGTTCCTGCTACTGTTGGCAGACAAAGTGCCTGAGACCTCACTGTCAGTCCCTATCATTATCAAGTATCTCATGTTCACCATGATCCTCGTCACCTTCTCAGTCATCCTCAGCGTTGTAGTCCTCAACCTGCACCACCGCTCACCCCACACTCACCAAATGCCCCTTTGGGTGCGACAG ATCTTCATCCACAAGCTCCCTCAGTACCTGGGTCTGAAAAGGCCCAAACCTGAGAGAGACCAGATGCCCAAGCCTCCTCCTCTAGTCCTCAGAGATTCCCCAGCAAGTGGCTGGGGTCGGGGAACAGATGAATATTTCATCCGGAAGCCGCCAAGTGATTTTCTCTTCCCCAAACCCAACAG GTTCCAGCCTGAGCTGTCCGCCCCGACCCTGCGGCGATTTATCGACGGTCCCAACCGGGCAGTGGGCCTGCCCCCCGAGCTCCGGGAGGTCGTCTCCTCGATCAGCTACATCGCTCGACAACTGCAGGAGCAGGAGGACCACGACGCG CTGAAGGAAGATTGGCAGTTTGTGGCCATGGTAGCGGACCGCCTCTTCCTGTGGACCTTCATCATCTTCACGAGCGTCGGGACCCTAGTCATCTTTCTGGACGCCACGTACCACTTGCCCCCTGAGGATCCCTTTCCTTGA
- the CHRNB1 gene encoding acetylcholine receptor subunit beta isoform X2: MKTTGRDSLPVNPALWAGHGPEPAGGNEKDEEMSTKVYLDLEWTDYRLSWDPAEHDNIESLRITAESVWLPDVVLMNNNDGNFDVALEINVVVSSSGSVRWQPPGIYRSSCSIQVTYFPFDWQNCTMVFSSYSYDSSEVSLHTGLGPDGQDLQEIHIHEGTFIENGQWEIIHKPSRLIQPPRDPMGGKEGQHQYVTFYLIIRRKPLFYLVNVIAPCVLITLLAIFVFYLPPDAGEKMGLSIFALLTLTVFLLLLADKVPETSLSVPIIIKYLMFTMILVTFSVILSVVVLNLHHRSPHTHQMPLWVRQIFIHKLPQYLGLKRPKPERDQMPKPPPLVLRDSPASGWGRGTDEYFIRKPPSDFLFPKPNRFQPELSAPTLRRFIDGPNRAVGLPPELREVVSSISYIARQLQEQEDHDALKEDWQFVAMVADRLFLWTFIIFTSVGTLVIFLDATYHLPPEDPFP; this comes from the exons ATGAAAACCACCGGCAGAGATTCGCTGCCGGTGAATCCCGCCCTGTGGGCGGGGCATGGCCCGGAGCCAGCGGGTGGG AACGAGAAGGATGAGGAGATGAGCACCAAGGTGTACTTAGACCTG GAGTGGACTGACTACAGGCTGAGCTGGGACCCCGCGGAGCACGACAACATTGAGTCGCTTCGCATCACGGCTGAATCCGTGTGGCTACCGGACGTGGTGCTCATGAACAA CAATGACGGAAATTTTGACGTCGCTCTGGAAATTAACGTCGTGGTGTCCTCCAGCGGCTCAGTGCGCTGGCAGCCCCCGGGCATCTATCGCAGCAGCTGCAGCATCCAG GTCACCTACTTCCCTTTCGACTGGCAGAACTGCACTATGGTGTTCAGTTCCTACAGCTATGACAGCTCAGAGGTCAGCCTGCATACGGGCTTGGGTCCCGATGGGCAGGATCTGCAGGAAATCCACATTCACGAAGGGACCTTCATTG AAAATGGTCAATGGGAGATTATCCATAAACCCTCCAGGCTAATCCAGCCTCCGAGGGATCCtatgggaggaaaggaaggacagCATCAGTATGTCACCTTCTACCTCATCATCCGCCGGAAGCCTCTCTTCTACCTGGTCAATGTCATTGCTCCGTGTGTCCTTATCACTCTCCTGGCCATATTTGTCTTCTACCTGCCTCCAGATGCAG GAGAGAAGATGGGACTCTCCATCTTTGCCCTGCTGACCCTTACTGTGTTCCTGCTACTGTTGGCAGACAAAGTGCCTGAGACCTCACTGTCAGTCCCTATCATTATCAAGTATCTCATGTTCACCATGATCCTCGTCACCTTCTCAGTCATCCTCAGCGTTGTAGTCCTCAACCTGCACCACCGCTCACCCCACACTCACCAAATGCCCCTTTGGGTGCGACAG ATCTTCATCCACAAGCTCCCTCAGTACCTGGGTCTGAAAAGGCCCAAACCTGAGAGAGACCAGATGCCCAAGCCTCCTCCTCTAGTCCTCAGAGATTCCCCAGCAAGTGGCTGGGGTCGGGGAACAGATGAATATTTCATCCGGAAGCCGCCAAGTGATTTTCTCTTCCCCAAACCCAACAG GTTCCAGCCTGAGCTGTCCGCCCCGACCCTGCGGCGATTTATCGACGGTCCCAACCGGGCAGTGGGCCTGCCCCCCGAGCTCCGGGAGGTCGTCTCCTCGATCAGCTACATCGCTCGACAACTGCAGGAGCAGGAGGACCACGACGCG CTGAAGGAAGATTGGCAGTTTGTGGCCATGGTAGCGGACCGCCTCTTCCTGTGGACCTTCATCATCTTCACGAGCGTCGGGACCCTAGTCATCTTTCTGGACGCCACGTACCACTTGCCCCCTGAGGATCCCTTTCCTTGA
- the CHRNB1 gene encoding acetylcholine receptor subunit beta isoform X3, whose product MKTTGRDSLPNEKDEEMSTKVYLDLEWTDYRLSWDPAEHDNIESLRITAESVWLPDVVLMNNNDGNFDVALEINVVVSSSGSVRWQPPGIYRSSCSIQVTYFPFDWQNCTMVFSSYSYDSSEVSLHTGLGPDGQDLQEIHIHEGTFIENGQWEIIHKPSRLIQPPRDPMGGKEGQHQYVTFYLIIRRKPLFYLVNVIAPCVLITLLAIFVFYLPPDAGEKMGLSIFALLTLTVFLLLLADKVPETSLSVPIIIKYLMFTMILVTFSVILSVVVLNLHHRSPHTHQMPLWVRQIFIHKLPQYLGLKRPKPERDQMPKPPPLVLRDSPASGWGRGTDEYFIRKPPSDFLFPKPNRFQPELSAPTLRRFIDGPNRAVGLPPELREVVSSISYIARQLQEQEDHDALKEDWQFVAMVADRLFLWTFIIFTSVGTLVIFLDATYHLPPEDPFP is encoded by the exons ATGAAAACCACCGGCAGAGATTCGCTGCCG AACGAGAAGGATGAGGAGATGAGCACCAAGGTGTACTTAGACCTG GAGTGGACTGACTACAGGCTGAGCTGGGACCCCGCGGAGCACGACAACATTGAGTCGCTTCGCATCACGGCTGAATCCGTGTGGCTACCGGACGTGGTGCTCATGAACAA CAATGACGGAAATTTTGACGTCGCTCTGGAAATTAACGTCGTGGTGTCCTCCAGCGGCTCAGTGCGCTGGCAGCCCCCGGGCATCTATCGCAGCAGCTGCAGCATCCAG GTCACCTACTTCCCTTTCGACTGGCAGAACTGCACTATGGTGTTCAGTTCCTACAGCTATGACAGCTCAGAGGTCAGCCTGCATACGGGCTTGGGTCCCGATGGGCAGGATCTGCAGGAAATCCACATTCACGAAGGGACCTTCATTG AAAATGGTCAATGGGAGATTATCCATAAACCCTCCAGGCTAATCCAGCCTCCGAGGGATCCtatgggaggaaaggaaggacagCATCAGTATGTCACCTTCTACCTCATCATCCGCCGGAAGCCTCTCTTCTACCTGGTCAATGTCATTGCTCCGTGTGTCCTTATCACTCTCCTGGCCATATTTGTCTTCTACCTGCCTCCAGATGCAG GAGAGAAGATGGGACTCTCCATCTTTGCCCTGCTGACCCTTACTGTGTTCCTGCTACTGTTGGCAGACAAAGTGCCTGAGACCTCACTGTCAGTCCCTATCATTATCAAGTATCTCATGTTCACCATGATCCTCGTCACCTTCTCAGTCATCCTCAGCGTTGTAGTCCTCAACCTGCACCACCGCTCACCCCACACTCACCAAATGCCCCTTTGGGTGCGACAG ATCTTCATCCACAAGCTCCCTCAGTACCTGGGTCTGAAAAGGCCCAAACCTGAGAGAGACCAGATGCCCAAGCCTCCTCCTCTAGTCCTCAGAGATTCCCCAGCAAGTGGCTGGGGTCGGGGAACAGATGAATATTTCATCCGGAAGCCGCCAAGTGATTTTCTCTTCCCCAAACCCAACAG GTTCCAGCCTGAGCTGTCCGCCCCGACCCTGCGGCGATTTATCGACGGTCCCAACCGGGCAGTGGGCCTGCCCCCCGAGCTCCGGGAGGTCGTCTCCTCGATCAGCTACATCGCTCGACAACTGCAGGAGCAGGAGGACCACGACGCG CTGAAGGAAGATTGGCAGTTTGTGGCCATGGTAGCGGACCGCCTCTTCCTGTGGACCTTCATCATCTTCACGAGCGTCGGGACCCTAGTCATCTTTCTGGACGCCACGTACCACTTGCCCCCTGAGGATCCCTTTCCTTGA